A genomic region of Cannabis sativa cultivar Pink pepper isolate KNU-18-1 chromosome 1, ASM2916894v1, whole genome shotgun sequence contains the following coding sequences:
- the LOC133035649 gene encoding uncharacterized protein LOC133035649 translates to MTPLPHSRNKFTWHHGHILERLDWCTISSNWKSLFPHASLTHLGFYGSDHRALKLQLEDTFSKHQKTQAELDHLLNYDKLAPHSAQQISHLQSELNRLLLKEEIFWKQRSRVDWLRSGDKNTRFFHQKAYNRKRNNYIRGLTLPNGSITHDTETIFTQFHSYYTDLLCSQGVSPSAISSILQGVTTTLSSSQSAFLAEEFTADEIKTAMFSLSGDKSPGPDVLANRLKSVLHSVISPNQSAFLTGHQITDNIVIANEIIHAIHSRKSGKLGWAAIKLDMEKAFDRVEWSFISHFLHHIEAPPSFTSLISKCLSTVTYQLSLNGNLSNVFSSSRGIRQGDPLSPYLFLIVAEGLSAAIRLHEDAALFSGIKICRGAPSFSHLLFADDSMLFVPVSPQSSEAINSILLLYFQASGQSVNRDKSSILFSPNTPPDSQSKFRTSLLLNGEGFISKYLGVPHCVGRVKNSIFHYLIQKVSSKLNVWNDKLFSRAGKETLIKSVIQAIPSFAMSCFRLPKSTCVSIQSLTAEFWWGSTSDKRKIHWRNWSALSASKFFGGLGFRSLTSHNQALLAKQAWRIWSTPDSLLHSLLKARYFKHTDFLHAPNGHNPSFTWRSLLWGSQLLKKGLIWKICLGSDIPISAPNWIPQISHPTILQPIEPSLATVSFFVNPDRTWNTEKLHQFLPTYQANVVLNIPLDLGPTDSLIWGFHHSDILTVNSAYHLAQSTAFTISPSSYDPNPFKDWNARLFQKPSVIDNVQDFVSSFLQDYQDAQIQSSISNMAHNHSSADLDHLLLPSTPALFVDAALSTNAPATGIGMVFMQGLSHIQKSARIFKPGASSPIFAETQALHEGLQLCITSNLTPRFIFSDCLNLVSKVNGNWHDYSSMSTLIQQIRTFLSRFPEAPLLHVSRQRNGNAHSLAKLALRLRDED, encoded by the exons ATGACCCCTCTCCCGCATTCTAGGAACAAGTTCACTTGGCACCACGGCCACATTCTTGAGCGCCTTGACTGGTGCACGATTTCCTCTAATTGGAAAAGCCTTTTTCCTCATGCCTCTCTCACTCATTTGGGGTTTTATGGCTCTGACCACAGAGCCCTGAAACTCCAATTAGAGGACACTTTTTCCAAGCACCAAAA AACGCAGGCTGAACTTGATCACTTGTTGAATTATGATAAGCTTGCTCCTCATTCTGCTCAACAAATTTCCCACCTCCAATCTGAGCTTAACAGACTTCTCCTAAAAGAAGAAATCTTTTGGAAACAACGATCCAGGGTTGATTGGCTTCGTTCTGGGGATAAAAATACTAGGTTTTTCCATCAAAAAGCCTATAATCGTAAACGCAATAATTACATTCGTGGTTTAACCCTCCCTAATGGTTCTATCACCCATGACACTGAGACCATTTTCACTCAATTCCATTCCTACTATACTGACCTTCTTTGCTCTCAAGGAGTTTCTCCATCTGCTATTTCCTCCATTCTCCAGGGTGTTACCACTACCCTCTCTTCTTCCCAATCTGCTTTCCTTGCTGAGGAGTTTACTGCAGATGAGATAAAAACAGCCATGTTCAGTCTCTCTGGTGACAAATCTCCTGGTCCCGATG TCCTGGCTAATCGGCTCAAATCGGTTCTTCACTCTGTCATTAGCCCCAACCAAAGTGCTTTTCTCACTGGCCATCAAATTACTGATAATATTGTTATTGCCAATGAAATCATTCATGCCATTCATTCTAGAAAATCTGGCAAACTAGGTTGGGCTGCCATCAAACTGGATATGGAAAAAGCTTTTGATCGGGTGGAATGGTCTTTCATTTCTCACTTTCTTCATCATATTGAGGCTCCTCCGAGTTTTACCTCCCTTATTTCTAAATGTCTTTCCACAGTTACCTACCAATTATCTCTAAATGGTAATTTATCAAATGTGTTTTCTTCCTCCCGAGGCATTCGCCAAGGCGATCCCCTATCACCATATCTTTTCCTCATTGTAGCTGAAGGTTTGTCTGCAGCCATCCGTCTCCATGAGGATGCTGCCCTGTTCTCTGGCATTAAAATTTGTCGAGGGGCTCCCTCATTTTCCCATCTCCTTTTCGCTGATGACAGTATGTTATTTGTGCCTGTTTCCCCTCAATCTTCAGAGGCTATAAATAGTATTTTGCTTCTGTACTTCCAAGCTTCAGGCCAATCTGTCAATAGGGACAAATCTTCCATTCTCTTCTCCCCAAATACTCCCCCTGATTCCCAATCCAAATTTCGGACCTCTTTGCTCCTTAATGGTGAAGGTTTCATTAGTAAATATCTTGGAGTTCCTCATTGTGTTGGTAGGGTTAAAAATTCTATCTTCCATTACCTCATTCAGAAAGTTTCATCTAAACTTAATGTTTGGAATGATAAACTCTTCTCTCGGGCTGGCAAAGAAACTCTCATCAAATCTGTCATTCAGGCAATTCCTTCCTTTGCAATGTCTTGTTTTAGACTTCCTAAATCCACCTGTGTTTCTATTCAAAGTTTGACTGCCGAATTCTGGTGGGGCTCTACTTCTGATAAGAGGAAAATTCACTGGAGGAATTGGTCTGCCCTTTCTGCCTCTAAATTCTTTGGAGGTTTGGGTTTTCGTTCTCTTACTTCTCATAACCAAGCCCTTCTGGCTAAGCAGGCTTGGCGGATCTGGTCTACTCCTGATTCCCTGCTCCATTCTCTTCTTAAAGCTCGTTACTTTAAGCATACTGATTTTCTCCATGCCCCAAATGGCCACAATCCTTCCTTTACCTGGAGAAGCCTTCTTTGGGGTTCCCAACTCCTCAAAAAAGGTCTCATCTGGAAAATCTGTTTAGGCAGTGATATCCCTATCTCTGCTCCTAATTGGATCCCCCAAATCTCCCATCCAACCATTCTTCAACCCATTGAACCTTCTCTCGCCACTGTTTCTTTTTTTGTTAACCCTGACAGGACCTGGAATACTGAAAAACTGCACCAGTTTCTTCCTACCTATCAAGCCAATGTTGTTCTCAATATTCCTTTGGATCTTGGACCCACTGATTCCCTCATTTGGGGCTTTCATCACTCCGACATTCTCACAGTCAATTCTGCTTACCACCTTGCCCAGTCCACTGCCTTCACCATTTCTCCCTCCTCTTATGATCCTAACCCTTTTAAGGATTG GAATGCCCGTCTCTTTCAAAAACCCAGTGTAATTGATAATGTTCAAGATTTTGTCTCAAGTTTTCTTCAGGATTACCAGGATGCTCAAATTCAATCCTCTATTTCCAACATGGCTCATAACCATTCCTCAGCTGACTTGGATCACCTTTTGCTTCCATCGACCCCTGCTCTATTTGTTGATGCTGCCTTGAGTACTAATGCACCAGCCACAGGTATTGGGATGGTTTTCATGCAGGgcctgtctcatattcaaaaaTCTGCAAGGATTTTCAAACCAGGGGCCTCTTCTCCAATTTTTGCTGAAACTCAAGCTCTTCATGAAGGGCTCCAATTGTGTATAACTTCCAATTTGAccccaagatttattttttctgATTGTCTTAACCTTGTCTCTAAGGTGAATGGTAATTGGCACGACTACTCTTCAATGTCTACTCTTATCCAACAGATCAGAACCTTCCTCTCCAGATTCCCTGAAGCTCCTTTGCTGCATGTTTCCCGTCAGCGCAACGGCAATGCCCACTCCCTTGCGAAGTTAGCTCTCAGGTTGCGAGATGAAGACTAG